One part of the Mesorhizobium sp. M4B.F.Ca.ET.058.02.1.1 genome encodes these proteins:
- a CDS encoding DegT/DnrJ/EryC1/StrS family aminotransferase, translating to MTKDVSLATAASTRCAHQKDTSLALFGGDPTVPAGRVVLWPAAKRKHLKALANVVESGKYHRVNHPMVIELEKRLADWSGNWSVRAVGSGTAAIHVALDYYRNRGRRVVTSALNWPGAVGPITISGLEPVFVDVEPDLAGVDEKMAASLIKPGDAATLITHLFGNNLLVPSLRLAARARGVAIIDDVCQSIGAAKDIVNGAYLESDALSLSGNGAKHLGAGELGFVLTRDPALIHHVDNVSLTSSSRCGARIFSPNSKGYNYRPNVFSAAIANHRLKQLDRQLKKRRRNARFLWQEIGHLSGLLPLFDPADHQQSMLNLPLRLEPEKLGFLPGPTARDFIIKLLQAEGVPVAVWLTKPVFEYLPDICGQWSRTDFPNVMKILNTMFYVSEIAPPNDVEVMKLYAAAFQKVWAALPNLASKIPEIVSVA from the coding sequence ATGACCAAGGATGTAAGCTTAGCCACGGCAGCAAGCACACGATGCGCCCACCAGAAGGACACTTCTCTTGCGCTCTTTGGAGGAGATCCCACGGTGCCGGCTGGGCGAGTTGTTCTTTGGCCAGCTGCGAAACGTAAACATTTGAAGGCGCTCGCAAATGTTGTCGAAAGCGGCAAATATCATCGCGTCAATCACCCTATGGTGATTGAGCTCGAAAAGCGGCTAGCGGATTGGTCGGGTAACTGGTCTGTGCGCGCCGTTGGAAGCGGCACAGCCGCTATTCACGTGGCTCTCGACTACTACCGGAACCGAGGTCGCCGAGTCGTTACGTCGGCTTTGAACTGGCCGGGAGCCGTCGGCCCAATCACGATCAGTGGACTCGAACCGGTCTTTGTCGATGTTGAGCCAGACCTTGCCGGAGTTGATGAGAAGATGGCGGCCTCCCTCATCAAGCCAGGTGACGCGGCGACGCTCATAACTCATCTGTTCGGAAATAACCTCTTGGTTCCCAGCTTGAGATTGGCGGCGCGAGCGCGAGGCGTGGCGATTATCGATGATGTTTGCCAATCAATTGGCGCTGCGAAAGATATTGTCAATGGAGCTTACTTGGAGAGCGATGCACTCTCTCTCTCCGGCAACGGAGCTAAACACCTCGGGGCAGGTGAGCTTGGATTTGTCCTGACGAGGGACCCTGCTCTGATCCACCATGTAGATAATGTTTCGCTGACAAGCTCGTCGCGATGTGGAGCTAGGATATTCTCCCCGAACTCCAAAGGCTACAATTACCGACCCAATGTATTCTCTGCTGCCATTGCTAATCACAGGCTCAAGCAGCTTGACCGGCAGCTTAAAAAAAGGCGAAGGAATGCTAGGTTCCTTTGGCAGGAGATTGGCCACCTCTCAGGGCTTCTGCCTCTTTTCGATCCAGCAGATCATCAACAATCGATGCTGAATCTCCCGTTGCGTCTTGAGCCGGAAAAGCTCGGTTTTCTACCTGGCCCTACGGCCAGGGATTTCATCATTAAGCTTCTTCAAGCCGAGGGAGTTCCCGTTGCGGTCTGGCTGACGAAGCCCGTCTTTGAATATCTGCCGGATATCTGCGGCCAATGGTCAAGGACCGATTTTCCAAACGTCATGAAGATATTGAACACCATGTTTTACGTGTCGGAGATCGCTCCACCAAACGACGTTGAAGTGATGAAATTGTACGCGGCCGCGTTTCAAAAGGTCTGGGCAGCGCTTCCAAACCTAGCTTCGAAAATTCCTGAGATCGTATCTGTTGCCTGA